atatgtaaatattCATAATCCTTAAATCAATCTTTCAAACAATGTGAGATTTAAGTTTTTCAAAGCCTTTAGGAATTTCAAACgagattaagggtttcaaggccttaaggatTTCGAATTTTGAGATTAGATCGATCAATCTTAAAATCtcagatcaatcaatcaaacaatcaaacaatttagaaacctcaatgatcaataGATCAGATGAAGTCAAAACTGATTTAAGCTTTTAGGGTTTCTAGGGTTTTCTATTTGATCATTAGATCATTAggattttgagattcaaaacctatTAAGGttcgattttaattgatttaatcaatCTCAATGCGGATATCGAACTTAAGATaatgagcttcgatttactcattagggattgatctattatcctaggTTTTCGATTAGGATTTTATGGTTCCAATTAGTTTCAAGCAATCCAAATTCGGTATGGGTTCTCTAAAGGATTTTGAATTACCTCAACCTTAAgtagggttgaatggaccaccaatATGAGAAGAACCGTGAGCTGGTAAAGCTTGAGATCGTCAGTTCATGGTCATGTTATGGATCGCGAACATCTTTGTGTTGAGATCTTTGCACCAACTCCTCTCAgctcataaaataaaaacaaggagtattagattacatgaacacCATAATTTGAAtaagatatcatcaaacaactaaggtatgataaacttatctttcaCAGGATTTTAATTTGGCTAGAAAATCTTGTTgcttcggattagggttccaaaagatcAAGACGGTGCCGcgtattgtttctgcgagtgtgggcCCGTATTAGATTGGATTGACGAACGGTTTGCGCTGATAGATttgtctcgtcaagagcttaaatttgatatgtggctcgtcatctggttcctcagggtttgagagatagatcgattttaagttacgcctggattagggtttatgtgtgacggattttaggttaggttttgtctcaaggttttggagtctatcgtgctgataacgtgctgtaaatagagagtttagaggctgaatatttctgtgttattattaatgatcaagggggttcctttatataaggattacaagaagaagataaatggaaaatatccaaaacctaaactcactaggattaggaaaactactaatacataataatggtaagattacatctactaggaaaaggaaaaagtttccttttctccaagctttgtggccgctttttctctctcctgaagtcggctctctttctcctctctctaggcttcggccatctctccatcttctaggtattgggccggtctcgGTCCGgacctggttaatggcaatccactccatgatttataacaaaaagGAGATCTGGTGGATAAAAAAGAATTGAAGGGCACATAGAGAATAACATGTCTATCTATCTATGGTTCTATATTACTCTTTTTCGTTTCTTGGTAACAAAGAAGATCAAAACCTCTTTTACTTGCCTAGTTTTTTAACAAGTGTGTTCAACTGATGCTATGGACTACACATATGGACTTTTCTCCACATATTCAAATGATATCCAAATTATAACATCATATCTGTATGACAACACATATTTAGTATCGTGTGGTTGATTTAGACTAGTAGACCACCCATGGGGTTAACTTATATTGGTTTTGCATTGACTCATATTAGCTCTTAAACTATTATTTGAATTCAATGCAATAGAAAAAGGTTAAACATAGAAAACCTTATGAATTTGTTGATTTATGACACAGGTCCGTTGCGGAGGTATGATCCTCTGCACTGCGATCAATCATTGCCTTTGTGACGGCATCGGCACATCGCAGTTCCTACATGCATGGGCCCATGCCAACACCACCAGTGCTCCGCTTCCCATCCAACCGTTCCACTCTCGACACATGTTAGAACCACGAGATCCACCGCATGTCACACACTCACATCCCAGTTTCACCTGGACCACCGTAAACAAAACCTCCACCTTCAACATTTGCAAGTATTTACAGTCCCAACCACTGGCTCCCACCACTCTTACCTTCACACCATCCCTTATCATACGCTTAAAGAAAACATGCGCTCCCTCGCTAGAATGCACCACGTTCGAGGCACTAGCGGCTCACACATGGTGCTCTTGGGCTCGATCTCTTGACTTGCCGTTGACCATGCAGGTCAAACTTTTGTTCTCTGTCAATATGAGGAAAAAGCTGACTCCAGAACTTCCCCAAGGGTATTATGGTAACGGATTCGTGCTAGCTTGCGCCGAGAGAAAAGTACAACACCTAGTCAATGGTAATATTTACCACGTGGTAAAATTAATACAAGACGCGAAAACGAGAATCACCGACGAGTATGTAAGATCAACGATAGATTTACTGGAGGATAAAACTGTAAAAACAGACGTCTCAAAAAGTTTGGTTATTTCACAATGGGCGAGATTGGGATTAGAGGATTTGGATTTTGGAGGAGGAAAACCAATGTATATGGGTTCTTTGACGAGTGACATCTACTGTTTATTTTTGCCGGTGACCGGAAACTGTGACGCCATTAGTGTTCAGGTGTCCTTGCCGGAGGATGTTTTGAGGAGGCTGGAGTATTACATGGTTAAGTTTCTTGACGAAAAAGGTAAGATAGAAGCTAAAACTTTTGCATaataaagtttattttcttaacagtttcaatgatatatatataagtctAAAGATCGTATGAACTCGATATAAAGAAACTCTTCTTTATCAGCTTAAGAATCACTCAAAGCTTAAGCACACAAAACACACAATCTCTAAAATTCTCACAAAGGTATGAAATCCTCTTGCAAATCTTTATATCGAGACTatatttcctaaactcattaggaacacatatttccttttttctctAATCCTATACTCATTAGGATTGGTGTAACTTAACTCCTAAGTTATCTTTATGTTTAtctccaacattctcccccttaaacTTAAAGTTAACTTCTTCCATATCTTGAACTCCAACGAAATCTTTCATTTCTTTGAACTTAATTCTTCCTAAAGCTTTGATGAGAATGTCTGCCTTTTGTTCTGCTCCCGGAACTTGAAGAACATCAACTTGTTCGTTCTCAATGCATTCTCGGATAAAGTGATAGCGCTTGTGTATGTGTTTGCTGCGGCCATGGAAGACTGGATTCTTTGTGAGTGCTATAGCTGATTTGTTGTCGAGGCGTATGACTACTTTCTGACTCGGCTTCTCGGTGATCTCTTCCAAAAGTTCCTGAAGCCATATGGCTTGTTTCGCTGCTTCGGTTGCAGCCATAAACTCAGCCTTGCATGATGATAGAGCTACAGTCTCTTGTTTCTGAGAACACCAAGTAATTGGGCAATCATTCAAGTAAAATATATGACCTGTGGTGCTTCTACCGTCGTCATCATCTATGTTATGGCTTGAATCACTATAACCTTTAATCTCGGTCGTGCTAGCTTTCTTGTAGACGAGGCCTAGCTTCGTTGTTCCTTTCAAGTACCTCAAGACCTGCTTTATAGCTGCGCCGTGAGAGTTTTTAGGATCATGCATATATCGTGATAGCAAACCGACGCTAAAGGCAAGATCAGGACGCATGTGGATTAGGTAACGCAAGCAACCTATCTTTCGCCGATAGTCTTTGGCGTCAATGCTTTCTTCCTTCTTTGCCCTCGAGAGCTTCAGACCAAACTCCATTGGTGTTTGAACAGAATTACACTCCTCCATTCTTGTTTCACATAGGATCTTCTTGGCATATCTCTCCTGCGACATAGTTATAATACCCTCCTCTTGACATACTTCGATACCGAGGTAGTAAGTTAACAACCCGAGATCACTCATCTCAAAGTTGTTTGACATCTCCTTCTTAAACTCAAGTATTTTTGCTGTTGAAGAACCTGTAACTAATAGGTCATCGACGTATAGTGCAACAAGCAAAGGATGCCCACTCTCTGTCTTGCGATACAAGGAAGGCTCTTTTGAGCATcatttgaagttgagtttctcAAGGACCTTGTTGAGCTTCTCATTCCATGCTCTTGGAGCTTGTCTCAGACCATACAAAGCTTTGTTAAGCTTGTATACCTTCTCTTCGTGCTCTGCGACTTCAAATCCTTCGGGTTGGCTTACATATACAACTTCTTTCAAGTCTCCATGAAGGAAAGCTGTTTTTACATCCAAATGGTGGATTTCCCATTCTTTAGAGGCTGCAAGGCTAATAAGAAATCTGACCGTCTCTATCCGAGCAACTGGCGCGAAGACTTCCTCAAAATCAATGCCACGTTGTTGAATGTAGCCTTTAGCCACTAATCTCGATTTATACTTGTTGATACTACCATCAGCGTTTCGCTTTATCTTGAAAATCCACTTTATACCTATTGGTTTTGCTCCTGGAGGCAAGTCGACGAGATCCCATGTGCCGTTCTTTACGATCGATTTGATTTCTTCCTCACACGCGTCACGCCATACCTTTTCCTCCATTGCTTCATTAAAGTCCCACGGTTCTTCATCTAGTAGCAACATAAGAcgctctccttcttcttcagcaAGGTAGATGTAGTCATCAAGATAGCCATGTGTTTTTCTGATTCGTGTTGACCGGCGACAAGGAGCTTCTGTTTCTTCATCGTCGTCTGATTGTTGCTCGAGATCCTCTTCGATtgtgtcttcttcttcacgTTTGTCATCTTCTTTGCTAACTGTAGCAATGCCTGATCCATCTGTGATGTCTTGATTCTCATATCCTTTGAGCACAACTTTGAACATTCCCGGCTTCTCGACTTCACGACAATTGGTTTTGTTCCACTCCCATGCTCgttcttcatcaaagatgacgTCTCTGCTTACCACTACTCTCTGTAGCGTCGGATCAAAGAGTCTGTAAGCCTTAGAACCAGGCTCAGTTCCAAGGTGCACAAGAGTACGAGACCTATTATCGAGTTTCTTTAGGTTTGATGCCTCTGTTTTAGCATAAGCGACGCATCCAAATACTCGGAGATGAGTGACATTCGGCTTTCTTCCTTTGAAAGCTTCATATGGAGTTTGTAGTGTCAAGGTCTTTGTTGCGATGCGGTTGATCAAATAAGTTGAATATCTCACAGCTTCCCTCCACAGATAATTTGGTACCTCCATATGCTTTAAGATACTCCTTGTCATCTCTAGCAAGGTTCTGTTACGCCTTTCCACTATTCcgttctgttgtggtgtgtagggagcGGTTAAGTGGCGTTGTATTCCTGATACCTCGCAGAAGCTTTGAAACTCCTTGCTtgtgaactctcctcctctgTCTGTCCTAAGCGTTTTGATTGTTGTACCAGTTTCTTGCTCCACTATTGACTTGAACCGTTTGAATTTCTCGAATGCTTCTCTTTTTTCTCTCAAAAGAATAGACTACATATAGCGTGAATGATCGTCTATCAGAACGAATATGTATTTGTTTCTTCCTCCTGTAGGTGGTGTTATTGGCCCGCAGAGATCACCGTGTATTAGTTCCAAAGATTTAGATGCACGATAGGAGGTAGAAACCGGAAAGGATTGCCTTGTTTGCTTCGCACGCAAGCATGCTTCACACACCTCTTTCTCGACTTTTAACTCAGGAAGTCCGATC
This region of Brassica napus cultivar Da-Ae chromosome C5, Da-Ae, whole genome shotgun sequence genomic DNA includes:
- the LOC106384064 gene encoding alcohol acyltransferase 9-like — encoded protein: MQELPDCLYEGKQPTLITPSSPTPNHTLYLSNLDDHHFLRFSIKYLYLFQKSPSSLTLKDSLSRVLVDYYPFAGRIKVSADKTKLEVDCNGEGAVFAEASMDITRQEFLEISRKPKSSWTKLLFKVKATGFLDIPPLIIQVRCGGMILCTAINHCLCDGIGTSQFLHAWAHANTTSAPLPIQPFHSRHMLEPRDPPHVTHSHPSFTWTTVNKTSTFNICKYLQSQPLAPTTLTFTPSLIIRLKKTCAPSLECTTFEALAAHTWCSWARSLDLPLTMQVKLLFSVNMRKKLTPELPQGYYGNGFVLACAERKVQHLVNGNIYHVVKLIQDAKTRITDEYVRSTIDLLEDKTVKTDVSKSLVISQWARLGLEDLDFGGGKPMYMGSLTSDIYCLFLPVTGNCDAISVQVSLPEDVLRRLEYYMVKFLDEKGKIEAKTFA